A genomic segment from Xiphophorus maculatus strain JP 163 A chromosome 6, X_maculatus-5.0-male, whole genome shotgun sequence encodes:
- the LOC111608940 gene encoding uncharacterized protein LOC111608940, producing MAVVVLLFLISLLDSAEGAENRFVKSGSNLLLEAKTTDLGENEFIWKFNTTDNLVKFKSGGQPAIFYVERTVFSKENYSLLLRNMQHSDTGNYKEIISGLKDKIVAEYTVIVQDPVSPVNLTVTPSDPSYCNFTATCRIKDSQISGSFQCENKTCRLVDQTHLKVSSLNVFVKESSIICNHSNQVSWEKDVKNVSSLCENPPVLNTAAIVGITFGALLLVVVSIMCSVLIIMCKRKRSANTVYEVPQEISQNNQYANPAEITESPSPTSTYALVQLHSRPVQINVTSTSTNPQPETIYAQVDRVAKSNSKPAAANR from the exons ATGGCAGTGGTAGTTCTACTTTTTCTTATCTCCTTGCTGGATTCAGCTGAag GTGCTGAAAATCGGTTTGTGAAGTCTGGATCGAACCTTCTATTGGAAGCAAAGACAACTGACTTAGGAGAAAATGAGTTTATTTGGAAGTTTAACACCACTGACAATCTTGTAAAATTCAAATCTGGTGGGCAGCCTGCCATCTTCTATGTAGAAAGAACagttttttctaaagaaaactaCTCTTTGCTATTGAGAAATATGCAACACAGTGACACTGGAAACTATAAGGAAATAATAAGTggattaaaagacaaaattgtaGCTGAATACACAGTCATTGTCCAAG ATCCAGTGTCTCCAGTGAATTTAACAGTGACCCCCAGTGACCCCAGCTACTGTAACTTCACTGCAACATGTAGAATAAAGGATTCTCAAATTAGTGGATCTTTtcaatgtgaaaataaaacctgccGTTTAGTGGACCAAACACACCTGAAGGTCTCATCTCTGAATGTGTTTGTAAAGGAAAGCTCCATCATCTGTAACCATAGCAACCAAGTGAGCTGGGAAAAGGATGTAAAGAATGTTTCATCTCTCTGTGAAAATCCACCAG TCCTCAACACAGCCGCCATAGTTGGGATAACATTTGGAGCATTACTGCTGGTAGTGGTATCTATTATGTGCTCTGTGCTCATAATAATGT GTAAAAGAAAGAGGAGCGCAAATACAGTGTATGAAGTTCCTCAG GAAATTTCACAGAATAACCAATATGCAAATCCTGCTGAAATTACTGAATCTCCTTCTCCAACATCAACGTATGCCCTGGTGCAGCTTCATAGTCGTCCTGTGCAAATCAATGTCACCAGTACCTCCACAAACCCGCAGCCTGAAACAATTTATGCTCAAGTTGACAGAGTTGCCAAGTCCAACTCAAAACCTGCTGCAGCCAAcagatga